The following DNA comes from Nostoc sp. KVJ3.
GTATGTCATGACTTGAATAACAGACCATTCCGCATGACCCCCCATTACTGGGAGCAGTGGAAGCTAGAAGGAATGCCCTCTCAAGTAGTGCGTGACCCAGCTATGGGCGTTAATGGGTTAGTGAAGGCGACCAACCCATACAAAGCGTTTTGGGCTTTTGGTGGTTTCCTGGGGTTTGCGCTTGCGGGGTGGATGCTCCGCCATTGTCAAGATGAGGAGAAGCAGAGGGCAGTTTTTGAAGACATCGCCCAAAAACGGGATGCTGCAAAGGCAGAGATGGCCGCACGTTCCGAGTTACTAGAGAGTTGCCGAGACGTTGCGATCGCAGAAGTCCAACTGCAAGCCGATTTAGATTTGATAGCCAATGATCGCACTGTGGATATCACCAAAGCTGAGATTTACTCCGACGTTGAGATTCAAGTTGCCCAGCTAGATGCGACTGATGCACTTTTCGAGGCGCAGACGGCTGGGATGACCGAGCAACAGAAGGCAGATTACATCAAGCAGCTTCGTGAGATGAAAACGCCTTACTTACAAGGAAGTCAGACTTTAGCGGGGACGATTGACCCTAACGACAAAGTTACTGGGGCAGACAGCCAAGCGATTGCACCAATACTCAACCCTGTCGCATGGGTGCAGAATTTAGTCAAGCAGACCTGCTTAATTTGGGGCAACCAAGGGGCGGTAAATCTTGGCTAGCCCGTTATGTAATCCAACTCAAAAAACAAGCCGGCTACCGTGTGATTGTCCTTGACCCCGACTCGAACCGTAGTGAATGGCGAGGAGTTGAAAGTTACCACTCCTGGGATGATATTGAACAGCAGATCCGCGATTACGTTGAGGAACTGCAATCACGGTTAAAAACCTTTAATAATTCATCATTGAGTGAGTCGCAATGGCGGCAGAAACTTTGGGCAGAAGGTAAAGCTTTGTCTTTAATCTGTGAGGAGGCCACCACATACGGCGACTTCATTAAAGATGCAGAACTGTTAGACAAATTCGGCAAGCTGGCACTAACCAAAAGCCGTAAACAAGAGATGCCCATTACTGTCGTAGCTCATAACAACACCCAGACTTGTTTGTTTGGCATTAAGGGATTACATAATCTTGTTTCTAAGATGCTGCAAGTTGAATGTTTGGCGGAAGTAGATTCAGTTACACTACAGCCTTCATCAACGGGTAAAGCAAAGGTAAAACTCGATAGTTCTAACGAATGGCTTGATGTTAATCTGCCCAAAATGAGCGTAAAAATATCTGACTTTAGCGACGCTCTACCAGCAGAATCTAATCCTAATCCCCCCATCGATAAAGCTACTTTAGAGCGCATTTATGAACTGGAATTCAATCTTGCTAACAAAGCAGGTGACACCCAAGATGAACCGAAAAAACTATCACCCCAGGCGCAAAAACTGTATGAATATCTCACCAGAACTGAACGAATTGAAGCTGATGTAAGAGAGTTCAAAGGCAACTTTAAAGTGGCTGGTGAAAGATTCACTGTTGAGCAAATCAAGGGCTGGATGTATGAAATTGTGGGGGCAGGATTGGCGGACTGGATAGCCGAGGGTGTTATCAAGCTCAATCAAATTTGACTGCCATCGGTGTCTGGTGTCTGCCCCTAAAAACGCCCTTTTTTAACGGACACTGGACACCGAACACCACAGACACCAAAGCTCAAAACCCTTGTCTAGCATAGACACCAGCAGACACTACCCCAGACACCGCCCAGACACCAAGTGTCTACTGCGTGTCCGCTAGACACCAATAATAAATACCCGAATAAACAGCCGTTTATTATTAGAGGATTAATCAAATCATGCTGAAAATAGTAATTGTTGAACCAGAAATATTCACACTCTTAGGCATCAAAAGCGCTATTGAAAAATCTCCAGATATAGAAGTAACTGGTGATGCCACCAGTGGAAAGCTAGGGTTTCAGCTAATTGAACAGACTAACCCTGATGTTGTGTTAGTTGATTTACTCTTACCCGACATGAGTGGTTTAGAACTGACTAGCTCAATCAAAAGAAAGACTAATAGTAAAGTGGTAATTTTTACTAATCAGACTCATTCCGACTTTATTAAGTCAGCTTTCCATCATGGGGCTGATTCTTATATGCTCAAAAGTGCTGATGTAGAATTGATTGAACTAGCCATCAAGAGAGCTTACTTTGATGAATGCCTGCTTGACCCGAAGCTGGCTAAAAAACTGTTAAAAAGCCTTGATAAAAATAGATATATTGACCCTAGTTTTGCTGATAAAAACTTGCTTGACTCTCCCACCGAACGACAAATACAAGTCCTGCGTTTACTGGCTCAGGGTTTAGGTTTTGAACAGATTGCCAGAGAAATGTTTCTCTCTGTTAGTACAGTCAAACGTTATGCCAGTGATTTGTACAGTAAATGGCACGTCAAGAACAGTTATGAGGCTATCAAAAGAGGGGCGATGCTTGGTTATATCGACTATAACTTGATTGTGAATGAATGATTTATCGGTGAGGAGAGGGAAAGGATTAAGCCGGGGATTGAAGCATAAAAACTGGCTGTAACAAAAGAGAATCGCTTTAAAACTTTGTAATTACGAAATTGTTCATGGTATATCTGTATCCAAAAAGAAATTTGTATACAGCGCCCAGCCATGCCCCAAGACTTCT
Coding sequences within:
- a CDS encoding COX20 family protein, whose product is MNYLSEKHKQLSESQQSGLMLWFGRLPMDKKAVAIGLSLTVGIGSAAMAWQGTSSDRIYFCVKTPKKTLVCHDLNNRPFRMTPHYWEQWKLEGMPSQVVRDPAMGVNGLVKATNPYKAFWAFGGFLGFALAGWMLRHCQDEEKQRAVFEDIAQKRDAAKAEMAARSELLESCRDVAIAEVQLQADLDLIANDRTVDITKAEIYSDVEIQVAQLDATDALFEAQTAGMTEQQKADYIKQLREMKTPYLQGSQTLAGTIDPNDKVTGADSQAIAPILNPVAWVQNLVKQTCLIWGNQGAVNLG
- a CDS encoding response regulator, whose protein sequence is MLKIVIVEPEIFTLLGIKSAIEKSPDIEVTGDATSGKLGFQLIEQTNPDVVLVDLLLPDMSGLELTSSIKRKTNSKVVIFTNQTHSDFIKSAFHHGADSYMLKSADVELIELAIKRAYFDECLLDPKLAKKLLKSLDKNRYIDPSFADKNLLDSPTERQIQVLRLLAQGLGFEQIAREMFLSVSTVKRYASDLYSKWHVKNSYEAIKRGAMLGYIDYNLIVNE